A region of the Drosophila subpulchrella strain 33 F10 #4 breed RU33 chromosome 3L, RU_Dsub_v1.1 Primary Assembly, whole genome shotgun sequence genome:
GGACAGACCAAGTGGATATGGATACAGATACCCCCATCCCATCAAAGAATCTTCGTTTGTGGCCATATTGCGTTTCACTTTCGCTCCACATATGTATACAGGCTTTTCGCATTTGGGGGCGTTGTTTGCCTGGCCCCTTTCCGCTTTCCACTTTTCCGACTTGGTTTTTGCACGAAAACTGGGTCACTGATGTCGCCCGTTTGTTTGTTCAATGCGAGGGTTCCTTCACGGGTTAGTGTACTTTACTGCTAAAATCAATAGACTAGCTCACTGTAATTAGCTTGGACTTAAAGTGCATGCCATGCGAAGTTCAGGTTCTGGGTAGGTGGAACTTCCATTGTTGTGAGTCATTACCAGAGGGATTAACGGCTTTGAATATTATATGTCAAGCCATATCATGAAGCTTTACCTATTAAGTGAACAAAACAAATGCTAGTGTTCTTAAAGTTCATTGCTTCAAAAAAATCTCTTAAAAAAATAGAATAATTTTGTATTTACTCAAATTTATTAACAGTATAGAAAAGATCACAAAACAGTTACAGTATTGATCATgcagaaaaaaatttatattaccaaaaaaaaattctttaatcAAAAACCTTTTATCTAAAGTTTAGAgttcattatacccgttactcgtagagtaaaagggtatactagattcgtcggaaagtatgtaacaggcagaaggaagcgtttccgaccccataaagtatatatattcttgatcaggatcaccagccgagtcgatctagccatgtccgtctgtccgtctgtccgtctgtccgtctgtccgtctgtccgtctgtccgtctgtccgtctgtccgtctgtccgtctgtccggatgaacgctgagatcttggaaactatgagagctaggctattgagatttggtgagcagattcctgagcttcttacgcagcgcaagtttgtttcagtagagtgccacgcccactctaacgcccacaaaccgcccaaaactgtggctcctacagttttgatgctagagtaaaaatttaaactgaaatgaattgttcttatcaatacctatcgattgacttaaaaaaaagtttgccacgcccactttaacgcccacaaaccgcccacaaacgtcaaaaaatcgtaagtatgaacgcggatatctcggaaactatcaaagatagagtattgggatttcagatttagattccgtagccttgtacgcagcgcaagtttgttatgcgaatatgccacgcccactctaacgcccacaaaccgcccaagcctgtggcgcccacaatttttatgctagattaaaaattttaactgaaatgtattggtctcgtcaatgcctatcgattgatccaaaaaaaatttgccacgcctaccctaacgcccacaatgcttaaatctgtcttccgccggtaggtggcgcatttaaatctcgctttgctgcttgcatatctccatttccctttggtccctttaggtgagtaacgggtatctgatagtcgaggtactcgaccatagcgttcttccttgttttttctatgtGTAGGTTGTGCATTCCTCAGTCTTTTTAAAGTATTTGTGATCTGTAAAATCCTTCTCATTTAAGATAGttcaaaaaaacatttttctttagTGTGCTTTTATTTGttcaacattttatttcaacaTTTTCCAATTCCACAAGTAAGGCTTTCCGTCTTATTTAGCGAGGATACACTGTGGATTAAAATATGTTAGTCTATATTTCAACATATGTTCCTTTTACTCACCTGGATTTCCACCACTCATATGACCAGTTTGAATTTGGGGACTGGCCATGGCCATACCTGTTGATGGAATATAGCTGGTTGAGGATGCGGGCATCTCGTAGCCATAAGGACTTGAATAACTGGAAAACaaagtaatttttaaaagttataaaaggcgtaataaattaatttttaattgaatttttaaatattttaatttctgaACTCAAgcaaatgtaatatttttcaaGGGCTTGCAAAATCTTACCTCATCTGACTCAGAGGATAGGAGTTCATGTTCATTTCACAGACACCGCCCATGGCATAGACCTGACCTCCGGCGCCCATCTCAGCCAGGCCAGCGGTTCCAGCTGGACCGCAGATGGGACAGGATTCGGGGGTCATGCCGCCGTCTATGCCATTGGGGAAGTGGTTGAAATGATTGCCATCGTTGGCAAATGGTTTGTAATCAGATGAATACACTGTTTGGGTCTGCAGTGAATCGTTCAAAAAGCCCGTATTATGTCCATAGAAGTTGGGGGCATGCATTGCCATCGATTGGGGAAAGTATTGTTGGGAACCTAAATAAAAATGGTATTGTattaagattttaaaaaaagtttgatttAATACCTGAAACTGGGTGGTTGTAATATTGTTGAGCACCCAGAGGGGAACAAAAAGCTTGCTGTGTATTCTCATAAGGGGGTCCCGCAGGATtcactaaaaacaaaaacggtTACAAAAAAGGTTGAGAATTAAGAAAAAGATATTATACGTACCGGTATTAAAACTGCCAAACATTTGCTGATAACCtacataaatattatagtTAAAACCCTTGTTGTACGTTATTGATAATTTTTACCTTCATTGGGATTGGTATAAATTTGTTGATTACCCTGAGGGATGCCATTGTAATACGGCTGAGTTTGAGCGTTGGCAAAGGATTGTTGAATTCCTGTATTTTGAATAatcatatttatattataaaatattatattattattcctaacaatttttttttaccttgTTGGGTAGAGGCACAACACTGCTCAACACTTTTCTGGTACTTTCGCATGAAGTCTGCCATTTCAGAGTTGTTTGGATTTTGATTGGATGAAGCACTTGCAACATTGGGAAGACAACTTTCGGCAGAAGATGATGAAGTGCCTCTTGATGTGGTTCCCATGTTCAAATTGTGTTGGCCACCGCCTCCTCGTTGCATTTGATCCACTTGCATGGCCGGCATGGAGTACATTGGATTGCCAGGATAATTACCTGGTGTAGAGAAACAGTAGATGGGAAATCCAGTACTGGGATCAACGCCCATGGGCACTGGCATCAGCTGCTGTTCCTGGCGAGGATTTCCCTGAACGGAATGGCAAAAACCGTTTTGCTGACCAGATTCTCTGATCTGACCACAACAGCTGCAGGGATCCTTGGAGCAGCAAGAATTTTCACAGGCAGTCAAAGTGGGACCACTGGGTCTGTTGACAATGGTCTCATCCGATCCTGAGCCGACCTCCGGCAGAGAATGTCCATAGCTGTAGTAGCTGGAGTTTTGGGACATTTGCTGGGTCGAACAGGATGGAGATTCCATCTGTCCTGGTCCACAAGGAATTCTGGAATTCAAGTTCTGGCCACTTGTGTTAGAAGATTGCCAGCTACAGGAAGGTAAGCCAGTGGGATCTAAgatgatattttaattaggtgtaagaagaataaataaactgattaaaaaataaattaatagtATCTACCCCAACTATATTATAATTACTATTTGTTCTAAAAACTTACATTCGTTATAGCTGTAATCGCGGTAATCCATTGTTTGTCCTTTTTGTTGAATCATTTGACCCGATGCTATGCGAAATTGTGAGCTATGCGCCAACCATcagaaaaaca
Encoded here:
- the LOC119553657 gene encoding uncharacterized protein LOC119553657, yielding MNTSEKNDENTDSLGGEQDEEIRQILNSIESFEDVCKTYKSKSAQDLSAQNKSAIPKSDQEKVKTGFSENCSTPKPEKTNSEADADSDYTGFLKQMSVRYSQFRIASGQMIQQKGQTMDYRDYSYNEYPTGLPSCSWQSSNTSGQNLNSRIPCGPGQMESPSCSTQQMSQNSSYYSYGHSLPEVGSGSDETIVNRPSGPTLTACENSCCSKDPCSCCGQIRESGQQNGFCHSVQGNPRQEQQLMPVPMGVDPSTGFPIYCFSTPGNYPGNPMYSMPAMQVDQMQRGGGGQHNLNMGTTSRGTSSSSAESCLPNVASASSNQNPNNSEMADFMRKYQKSVEQCCASTQQGIQQSFANAQTQPYYNGIPQGNQQIYTNPNEGYQQMFGSFNTVNPAGPPYENTQQAFCSPLGAQQYYNHPVSGSQQYFPQSMAMHAPNFYGHNTGFLNDSLQTQTVYSSDYKPFANDGNHFNHFPNGIDGGMTPESCPICGPAGTAGLAEMGAGGQVYAMGGVCEMNMNSYPLSQMSYSSPYGYEMPASSTSYIPSTGMAMASPQIQTGHMSGGNPVYPR